The following DNA comes from Phytohabitans rumicis.
CTCGCCGCGACCCGGTCGGCCTTGTCCGGGTCGACGTGTAGCAGGCCGAGCCGGTCGACCAGTTCGGCGAGGTGGTCGGCGGCGGGCGTCACGACGAGCAGCGCCCCGCCGGGCCGCAGCACGCGGCGAAACTCCGCGCCGTTGCGCGGCGCGAACACGTTCAGCAGCAGCCCGGCCGCCCGATCGGCCAGCGGCAGCCGGCCCCAGGTGTCGCATAACACGGCGCCGGCGCGCGGGTGGGCCCGCGCCGCGCGGCGCAGCGCGGGCTTCGAGACATCCAGCGCCAGGCCGTGGGCACCGGGCAGAGCATCGAGCACCGCGGCCAGGTGCCGGCCGGTGCCGGCTCCGGCGTCCACCACCAAACCGCTTTGGTACGCCGTGCGCGCGACCCGGTCGAGCGCAGAGGAAATGAAGTCGTAGTGCCCGGCGGCCAGGAACTCGGCGCGCGCCGCCACCATCTCGGGCGTGTCGCCGGAGTGCGGGGCCCGGCCGGGGCTCAGGTTGACGTACCCCTGCTTGGCCAGGTCGAAGCTGTGCCCGCGCGGGCAGCGCAGGGCCTGCGCGGCGGCCGCCAGCGGCTCGCGGCACAGCGGGCAACGCAGTGTGGAGACGACATCAAGGTCCATACTCTCTTCATGGTCCCAATCGCTTACGAGGACATCGTCAAGGCCCCGAAGGCGCTGCTGCACGACCACCTCGACGGCGGCCTGCGCCCGGCGACGATCGTGGAGCTCGCGGCCGAGGTGGGCCATGAGCTGCCGCATTCCGATCCGGACGAGCTCGGCCGGTGGTTCGTGGCGGCTGCTGACTCGGGGTCGTTGGAACGCTACCTGGAGACATTCGCGCACACCGTGGCCGTGATGCAGACGGAGCCGGCGCTGCGCCGTGTCGCCGCGGAGTGCGCGCTGGACCTGGCCGCCGACGGCGTGGTGTACGCCGAGGTGCGTTTCGCGCCCGAGCAGCACCTGTCCCGCGGGCTGACCCTGGAGCAGGTCGTCGAGGCGGTGCTGGAGGGCTTCGCCGAGGGCGCCGAGCTGGCGGCCGGTACGGGCCGGCCGGTCCGGATCGGCACGCTGCTCACCGCGATGCGGCACGCGGCCCGCTCGCAGGAGATCGCCGAGCTGGCCGTGCGCTATCGGGACACCGGCGTGGTGGGGTTCGACATCGCCGGCGCCGAGGCCGGGTTCCCGCCCACCCGGCACCTGGACGCGTTCGAGTACCTGCAGCGGGAGAACTTCCACTTCACCATCCACGCGGGCGAGGCGTTCGGGCTGCCGTCGATCTGGCAGGCGATCCAGTGGTGCGGCGCCGACCGGCTCGGGCACGGCGTACGGATCGTCGACGACATCACCGGCGACTCCCTGGGGCGGCTGGCGGCGTACGTGCGGGACAAGCGGATCCCGCTGGAGCTGTGCCCGTCCTCCAACGTCCAGACCGGCGCCGCGCCGTCGATCGCCGAGCACCCGATCGGGTTGCTCCGCGACCTGCGGTTCCGGGTCACGGTCAACACGGACAACCGGCTGATGAGCGGCACCTCCATGTCGCGCGAGATGGCCCTGCTGGTGGAAGCGTTCGGGTACGGCTGGGCGGAACTGCAGTGGTTCACCATCAACGCGATGAAGAGCGCGTTCATCCCCTTCGACGAGCGGCTCGCGATCATCAACGAGGTCATCAAGCCGGCGTACGCCAAGTTGTTGTAACGGACCTTTCGGTCAGGTTGTCCAGCCGAGTGGTTACTCGGCGGTATGCATACATCGCGTAAAGGGGCACTTCGGCCTTGCCGCGGTTGACTGGTCGGGCAATGGTCGGCACGGTTGCAGCGTCGACATTCTTGGTGAGGCCCGCCAATGGGGTCCGATTTGCGCGGTTTGGAATTTATGTGTGTGCACGGTTGGTAACTGACCAAGAACGCATTGCTATCAAACGCAACTTACGCCCTTTTGCCGGAGTGGTTAGGGCGAACCTGGCCTTTCTCTTTGACACGGGTCGTGATGGAATCTCGGGGTTCGACCCGACCGGGTCGGTCGATGAGCGGTGCCCAGTTTGATGGTGGGGCGCCGGTACGGAGGGCGGGTGACGTGAGCAAGCGGCCGAAGACGGCGGACTCTGTCATGTCGCGTCTCCGTCGGCCTCTGGGCCGGCTTCGCGATCTACCGATCTGGTCGAAGCTCGGCCTCATCATGATCGTGCCGACGCTGGCGACGATAGGGGTCGGCACCAACGGGCTCATCGAGCACCTCGGCACCGCCAACGACGCGGACCGCGCGCGCACGCTCGCGCAGCTCTCCGAGGCGTCCGGCGAGTTGGTCCACAACCTGCAGAACGAGCGGGCCGCCGCGGCGATGCTGCTGGGGCGCGCAGCAGCCAGGCGAAGACCAAGTATCTGGACGCCTACAACAAGGTGCAGCCGGTGGTCGACGAGACCAAGCGGCCGTACCAGCAGGAGCGCAACGCGCTCAACGCCGGCGACCTGCCGGAGAACTTCCGCGAGACGCTGGCCGCCGTCGACACCGGCCTCAGCGACCTGCCGGCGACCCGTAGCCAGGTGACCAACGGCAAGCTCGCCTTCAGCCAGGCGAGCGGCACGTACACCGAGCTGCTGACCTCGCTGCTCTCGATCCGTGACTCGGCCGCGCAGCTCGCCGGCGACACGACTCTCGGCGACCAGATGCGTGCCGCGGCCGCGCTGGCGCGGTTCAAGGAGTTCATGTCGCAGGAGCGCATCGTCGGTCACAACATGCTGAGCCAGGGCGAGTTCACCGCCACCCTGCGCAACGAGTACATCGAGGCGCAGAAGGGCCAGGAGCAGGCGCAACAGGCGTTCGAATCGGTTGCCACCCGGACCGACGAGGAGTTCTTCGACCAGACGGTCGCCGGGCCCGACCTGCGCAAGGCGGAAAACTACGCGGGCTACCTGAGCAGCAAAAACAGCCTCAGCATGAGCGACGCCCCGTTCAATTCGGACAGCTGGGACGCGGCGCTGCTGGCCAAGGCCAACCTCGTCCGCACCGTGGAGACGTCGGTCGACGGCGAGGTCGTCAGCCGGGCCACGACGCTGCGCGACAACGAGTACGAGCAGCTGCTGGTCGAGGCCGGCGTCCTGCTCGGCGTCCTCCTGCTCGCGATCCTCTTCGCCTGGGCGGTCGCCCGGTCGATGGCGCGGTCGCTGCGTGAGCTGCGGCACGGCGCGCTCTCCG
Coding sequences within:
- a CDS encoding putative RNA methyltransferase — its product is MDLDVVSTLRCPLCREPLAAAAQALRCPRGHSFDLAKQGYVNLSPGRAPHSGDTPEMVAARAEFLAAGHYDFISSALDRVARTAYQSGLVVDAGAGTGRHLAAVLDALPGAHGLALDVSKPALRRAARAHPRAGAVLCDTWGRLPLADRAAGLLLNVFAPRNGAEFRRVLRPGGALLVVTPAADHLAELVDRLGLLHVDPDKADRVAASLGDHFALAEEHQLRRTLTLSGAAARTVVAMGPSAWHTAPVSLDGPVTVTASVRLGVYVVP
- a CDS encoding adenosine deaminase, with the translated sequence MVPIAYEDIVKAPKALLHDHLDGGLRPATIVELAAEVGHELPHSDPDELGRWFVAAADSGSLERYLETFAHTVAVMQTEPALRRVAAECALDLAADGVVYAEVRFAPEQHLSRGLTLEQVVEAVLEGFAEGAELAAGTGRPVRIGTLLTAMRHAARSQEIAELAVRYRDTGVVGFDIAGAEAGFPPTRHLDAFEYLQRENFHFTIHAGEAFGLPSIWQAIQWCGADRLGHGVRIVDDITGDSLGRLAAYVRDKRIPLELCPSSNVQTGAAPSIAEHPIGLLRDLRFRVTVNTDNRLMSGTSMSREMALLVEAFGYGWAELQWFTINAMKSAFIPFDERLAIINEVIKPAYAKLL